In the Syntrophorhabdaceae bacterium genome, CGGTTGTGAGCTTTCTCTCATCATACTCCACCCGCCCTATTGTCCTGAGTGTCTTCTTCATGGGTCTTATGGCTGCCGCAACGGTCTTTACCCCTATCATCTGCTGCCTGTCGATGGCAACCTCAACAGTTGCCGTTCGGTCATTTTCGGCAGTTGCTGCCTGGGAAGGTGCCGGAGAGGTGCCGGGCGCTGTTGTACCGGCAGCTTCGGGGGACGGCGATGGGCCCGTTTTGTCCGCCTGTGCCATGTTCATAGTATGAGGAACAGGGATGAAGAGGTATATAACGACAATAATGACAATAATGACAATAACTGAAAGACTGATAAGATATTTTTTTTTCATCTTACGACACCTCGTCTTGATCCTTTAGGTTTTGAGCAAAATCACCTCACATCGATGGGAACCGATACCCGGAGATACTTTCCCGATATGCTGGCTCTGATTACTATTATCCACGGGCCTGTCATGATGAGATCCATGATCGCACTGTATCCTGACCCATCGGGAGGCGCCTTCACCGTATAGTTCATGGGAGGCATGCCCGGCATGGGCGGCATATAATAATTCACCGTTACCGGCACTTTTGTGACATATCTTTCCGATAGGTCTTTGATGTCGATCCGTATCTCGTTTTTGCCCACAATAGGAGGGTTACGATCAATAGCGACATTCACC is a window encoding:
- a CDS encoding FixH family protein; amino-acid sequence: MISKGLQVLRKFMQDALIFALLFFVFVPVADGKGYMMRRKVNNYTVNVAIDRNPPIVGKNEIRIDIKDLSERYVTKVPVTVNYYMPPMPGMPPMNYTVKAPPDGSGYSAIMDLIMTGPWIIVIRASISGKYLRVSVPIDVR